In Thunnus thynnus chromosome 13, fThuThy2.1, whole genome shotgun sequence, the following proteins share a genomic window:
- the eva1c gene encoding protein eva-1 homolog C has product MRVMSWTRPCHGLDWSHSLFYLTLLLWTRRMNGLADFSNYLFRIITSHSAHACDGQPLRLHCPRHSTISIQSAFYGSSEGRLCRADPPLRAHNHSCSAFTALQKLLSECQSHRDCQLPVNHLLFGKDPCPGTTKYLHVDYKCKPTEHKRHVACEGETMVLRCKPPKVLNIYAAVYGRGLGQTDTCPSHLTRPPPFECLNHEAVHLVSKACYSKQTCAVAVSNQTFRDPCFPGTRKYLSVVYSCVPQTLLKEADPNISSSTLSPTVDTEKAPPADLEKPFPKGSRRPDNSGAMMSNSLLTYAYIKEHSEMAALLFTSSVCVGLLLTLLAVSVRVTCRGQRLRDQRLTPRPHSQTLNCQEDENDDDEEEDDDDVEGTESSLISAAERKAIYGWEEVTYVSEAAERAERIERREMIIQEIWMNAYLNGSSC; this is encoded by the exons ATGCGAGTCATGAGCTGGACGCGTCCTTGCCACGGGCTGGACTGGAGCCACAGCCTCTTCTACCTGACTTTACTTCTGTGGACCAGACGCATGAATGGACTGGCTGACTTCTCAA ACTACTTGTTCAGAATCATAACCAGTCACTCTGCTCACGCGTGTGACGGACAACCTCTGCGACTCCACTGTCCACGTCACTCCACCATCTCCATCCAGTCTGCCTTTTACGGGAGCAGCGAGGGGCGGCTGTGCAGAGCAGACCCTCCGCTCAGAGCCCACAACCACAGCTGTTCAGCTTTTACTGCTCTACAG AAGCTGCTGTCAGAGTGTCAGAGCCACAGAGATTGCCAACTGCCTGTCAACCACCTGCTATTTGGGAAGGACCCCTGTCCTGGAACTACCAAATACCTCCATGTGGACTACAAGTGTAAACCAA CTGAACACAAAAGACATGTGGCGTGTGAGGGAGAGACCATGGTCCTGCGCTGTAAGCCCCCCAAGGTGCTGAACATCTATGCAGCTGTCTATGGGAGAGGTCTGGGCCAGACTGACACCTGCCCCTCACACCTGACAAGACCACCCCCATTTG AGTGTCTGAACCATGAAGCTGTACACTTGGTGTCCAAGGCCTGCTATAGCAAACAGACGTGTGCTGTTGCCGTCAGCAACCAGACCTTTAGGGATCCCTGCTTTCCAGGAACCAGAAAGTACCTCAGTGTGGTCTATTCTTGTG TACCGCAGACTTTACTAAAGGAGGCAGACCCCAACATTTCCAGCTCCACCTTGTCTCCCACTGTGGACACAGAAAAAG CCCCTCCTGCAGATCTGGAGAAACCTTTTCCCAAAGGTTCAAGAAGGCCGGACAACTCAGGAGCTATGATGAGCAACTCTCTCCTGACCTATGCCTACATCAAAG AGCATTCAGAAATGGCAGCGCTGCTGTTCACCTCCAGCGTGTGCGTCGGCCTTCTGCTCACACTGCTGGCTGTATCTGTCCGAGTGACATGCAGAGGGCAGCGGCTCAGAGATCAGAGACTCACACCCAGGCCCCACAGCCAGACCCTCAACTGCCAGGAGGAtgagaatgatgatgatgaggaagaagatgatgatgatgtagagGGGACAGAGAGCTCTTTAATCTCAGCCGCAGAGAGGAAGGCAATATACGGCTGGGAGGAGGTGACTTACGTGAGTGAGGCAGCAGAACGAGCGGAGAGGATTGAACGCAGAGAGATGATCATACAAGAGATTTGGATGAATGCCTATCTGAATGGCAGCTCATGTTAA
- the cfap298 gene encoding cilia- and flagella-associated protein 298, with protein MVQLHVKRGDESQFLFSSTVDAPLETVIQQITAIYNGRLKVERICSEIPELADHGITLPPNMQGLTEEQIVELNLIDEWEDKCVPSGGPVLRKDEIGRRNGQAPNDKMKEVLMRTVEEAKALISKKQVQANVCFTMEMVKEALDQLRGAVMIVYPMGLPPHDPIRMEFEDREDLSGTQASLQVITEDECQLWWAGKEMQRGKKLQDYIGKNEKTKLVIKIQKKGQGAPAREPLLSDEQQKHMMMHYHRRQEELKKLEETDDDSHMDSEWSDRQALKRQFQGLTNIKWGPR; from the exons ATGGTGCAGCTGCACGTGAAGCGCGGAGACGAGAGCCAGTTTCTTTTCAGCAGCACAGTGGACGCGCCTCTGGAGACGGTGATCCAGCAAATTACAGCCATTTACAACGGGAGACTCAAAGTGGAAAGAATATGTTCAG AGATCCCAGAGCTGGCAGACCATGGCATTACATTGCCACCCAACATGCAGGGGCTGACAGAGGAGCAGATCGTGGAGCTGAACCTGATAGATGAATGGGAAGATAAGTGCGTGCCCAGCGGAGGGCCAGTACTCAGGAAGGACGAGATTGGGAGGAGGAACGGACAAG CtccaaatgataaaatgaaggAGGTATTAATGAGAACAGTGGAGGAAGCAAAGGCACTTATCTCCAAA AAACAAGTTCAAGCTAATGTGTGCTTTACCATGGAGATGGTAAAAGAAGCCCTGGATCAGCTAAGGGGTGCGGTCATGATTGTATATCCCATGGGGCTGCCTCCTCATGACCCTATCAGGATGGAGTTTGAGGATCGGGAAGACCTTTCAGGAACACAG GCATCTCTGCAGGTGATCACAGAGGACGAGTGCCAGCTATGGTGGGCTGGCAAAGAGatgcagagagggaaaaaactGCAGGACTACAttggcaaaaatgaaaagacCAAGCTAGTTATTAAAATCCAAAAG AAAGGGCAGGGGGCACCAGCGAGAGAGCCTCTGCTCAGtgatgagcagcagaaacacatgatgatgCATTACCACAGAAGGCAGGAGGAGCTCAAG AAACTGGAGGAGACGGATGATGATAGCCATATGGACTCAGAGTGGTCTGACAGACAGGCCCTCAAAAGACAGTTTCAGGGCCTCACCAACATAAAATGGGGTCCGAGATAA